One region of Silene latifolia isolate original U9 population unplaced genomic scaffold, ASM4854445v1 scaffold_57, whole genome shotgun sequence genomic DNA includes:
- the LOC141639815 gene encoding uncharacterized protein LOC141639815 has product MLVVTDVADHNQVHWFDSLGKQVPSKLRSLINASVRVYGYNGGERMRSQAPQWLQHNCARQQGVVECGYYVMRYMLEIVTRSNPTKAINEVFQDTTPYSQEELDEVRDLWANYFLNI; this is encoded by the exons ATGCTCGTTGTGACTGACGTTGCTGATCATAATCAAGTGCATTGGTTCGACTCACTAGGAAAGCAAGTGCCGTCAAAGTTGAGATCTTTAATTAATGC ATCGGTAAGAGTATACGGCTACAATGGTGGGGAAAGAATGCGTTCTCAAGCACCGCAATGGCTGCAACATAAT TGTGCTCGTCAACAAGGTGTTGTAGAATGCGGGTACTACGTCATGAGGTACATGCTGGAAATCGTCACGCGTTCTAATCCAACAAAAGCTATCAATGAG GTTTTTCAAGACACCACGCCATATTCACAAGAAGAATTAGATGAGGTTCGGGACTTGTGGGCGAACTATTTTCTCAATATCTAG